A single Cryomorphaceae bacterium DNA region contains:
- a CDS encoding DUF4139 domain-containing protein, with protein sequence MKHLLTAALAVLLSFSVSAEGEIISEVDEVTFFLSGAQIKRSADIQFSAGIQEVILHGLEPSINPSSIILAGTGPYTLLSYRHEIRTIQPDNAEPTDPRARELQAKIKAADDSLSDMRYWQQDMRFRLDVLKNEKRLLLENPINQGQAIGDSLELLKNAVDYLSKRLTIVNDALLELQREEALYTQTGGRLGQRLQALRQEYQSLYPTKNPYYDYRLVLTIDAERAGSGSMDFSYTVPSAGWQPEIEFRSNGYGEPMELQQRALLHQNTGTDWKGIDLFVSTSNPAGYRNKPMLQPWVLNFIQRGARRDAALLDAVQVYAAEEDVADEEVMDAVIVQSFDVAQAKSYQQLAYKRFEFDRKFTVKSGAAYPVRVKLESAKLDCEYRLVAVPKLDSRVYVQARFADWQEYMLPDAKAKLYYQNMFLGELAIHQNMYADTLEVSMGFDDGIQVTRELLMSGSKNRIIGKRIEQERVYSYRVQNFKSSPVTVYIEDHIPLSRQEGLEIERMECRKGSYTEHDGKLEWKFDLDGKATETYECGFRVSYPKDKVVQGL encoded by the coding sequence ATGAAACACCTACTCACCGCGGCTTTAGCCGTACTGCTATCCTTTTCCGTATCCGCTGAAGGCGAAATTATCTCCGAGGTGGATGAAGTCACGTTCTTCCTTTCAGGCGCACAAATAAAGCGCTCAGCCGATATTCAATTCAGCGCTGGTATACAGGAAGTTATTCTGCACGGTTTGGAACCCAGTATTAATCCGAGCAGCATCATACTTGCGGGAACCGGCCCTTATACCCTGCTCTCTTATCGCCACGAAATCCGAACCATTCAACCGGACAACGCCGAACCGACGGATCCCCGTGCACGGGAACTCCAGGCCAAGATCAAAGCTGCGGACGACAGCTTGAGTGATATGCGCTATTGGCAGCAAGACATGAGGTTTCGACTGGATGTACTCAAGAACGAAAAACGGCTTCTATTGGAAAATCCGATCAACCAAGGGCAAGCCATCGGGGATTCCCTTGAATTGTTGAAGAATGCCGTGGACTATCTAAGCAAACGCTTGACCATCGTCAATGATGCCCTTCTTGAATTGCAGCGCGAAGAAGCGCTTTATACGCAAACCGGTGGCCGATTGGGTCAACGACTGCAAGCGCTACGTCAAGAATACCAGAGTCTTTACCCTACAAAGAATCCGTATTACGACTATCGCTTGGTCCTTACAATTGACGCCGAGCGAGCGGGAAGCGGGAGCATGGATTTCAGCTACACCGTGCCTTCAGCGGGCTGGCAACCTGAAATCGAGTTTCGCTCGAACGGATATGGTGAACCCATGGAATTGCAGCAACGCGCTCTGCTGCATCAGAATACAGGAACAGATTGGAAGGGCATTGACCTCTTTGTATCGACCAGCAATCCAGCAGGATATCGGAATAAGCCCATGCTTCAGCCGTGGGTGTTGAATTTCATCCAACGCGGTGCTCGTAGAGATGCGGCCTTACTGGACGCCGTTCAGGTCTATGCGGCGGAAGAGGATGTGGCAGACGAAGAGGTCATGGATGCGGTTATAGTCCAATCCTTTGATGTGGCTCAAGCCAAATCATATCAACAACTGGCCTACAAGCGCTTTGAGTTTGATCGAAAGTTCACAGTGAAATCGGGGGCAGCCTATCCCGTCCGTGTAAAATTGGAGTCCGCGAAACTCGATTGCGAGTATCGCCTAGTTGCGGTGCCTAAGCTCGATTCGCGCGTGTATGTTCAGGCCCGATTTGCGGATTGGCAAGAATACATGCTCCCTGACGCAAAGGCCAAGTTATACTACCAAAACATGTTCCTAGGCGAGCTGGCGATTCATCAAAATATGTACGCCGATACTCTTGAGGTAAGCATGGGCTTCGACGATGGTATTCAAGTAACTCGCGAACTCCTCATGAGTGGTTCAAAGAACCGCATTATTGGGAAACGAATTGAGCAAGAGCGCGTATACAGTTACCGAGTACAGAACTTCAAGTCCAGTCCAGTCACCGTTTACATCGAGGATCATATCCCGCTTTCAAGGCAAGAAGGTCTAGAAATTGAGCGAATGGAATGTCGCAAGGGTTCGTATACCGAACACGATGGGAAATTAGAATGGAAGTTTGATTTAGATGGAAAGGCGACCGAAACGTACGAATGTGGTTTCCGGGTTAGCTATCCGAAGGATAAAGTAGTGCAAGGTCTTTGA
- the rfbC gene encoding dTDP-4-dehydrorhamnose 3,5-epimerase, whose protein sequence is MKITPSHIDGLLVITPRVFRDDRGYFAETYSEERYREAGIIGPFVQDNQSLSQKGVLRGLHFQKPPFAQGKLVRVIKGSVLDVAVDIRKGSPTYGQYHAEILDEELQNQFWIPPGFAHGFLTLEDNTIFSYKCTQYYNKESEDAIRWNDPDVHINWDVENPILSEKDQVAAFLKDFESPFTL, encoded by the coding sequence ATGAAAATTACCCCCTCCCATATAGACGGTCTGCTGGTCATCACTCCTCGAGTATTCCGCGATGACCGAGGTTATTTTGCCGAAACATACTCAGAAGAACGCTACCGAGAAGCCGGAATTATTGGGCCTTTCGTTCAAGATAATCAGAGCCTATCACAAAAGGGTGTCCTTAGAGGCCTTCATTTTCAAAAGCCTCCATTTGCCCAAGGCAAATTAGTACGTGTAATCAAAGGTTCCGTACTCGATGTTGCCGTGGACATTCGCAAAGGATCCCCAACTTACGGACAGTATCATGCCGAAATCCTGGACGAAGAGCTTCAGAATCAGTTTTGGATTCCCCCCGGTTTTGCACATGGTTTCTTAACACTTGAAGACAACACGATTTTCTCCTACAAGTGCACCCAGTACTACAACAAGGAAAGTGAGGACGCGATTCGCTGGAACGATCCGGACGTACACATTAATTGGGATGTGGAAAATCCAATTTTGAGCGAGAAGGACCAAGTTGCTGCCTTCTTGAAAGACTTTGAGAGTCCCTTTACCCTATGA
- the uvrA gene encoding excinuclease ABC subunit UvrA translates to MTQFEEKLEVLGARVHNLKDIDISIPRDELVVITGLSGSGKSSLAFDTIYAEGQRRYIETFSAYARQFLGGLERPDVDKINGLSPVISIEQKTTSKNPRSTVGTITEVYDFLRLLYARAADAYSYVSGEKMISYTDEQIRQLIKEDFEGERILLLAPVVRARKGHYRELFETILKQGFVRARVDGELVEVTRGMKLDRYKTHDIEIVIDRLQVDSSSDQRLKQSIETAMNQGKGMLMVQRHQSDEVRYFSRQLMCPTSGIAYDHPEPNTFSFNSPKGACPSCNGIGKVSVVDRDKIAPNPKKSIKNGGIAPLGEMKNNWIFGELKMIGERFGFDLNTPVGEIPDEGWKAILHGAHETFEVKSKTLGVTKTYSINFDGLIPFLEQQHNNAKSRSLRRWAGDYMIKKNCPECGGARLRKESLHFRIDHHNIFQLSNMSIGDLRTWLVGVEDRVSERQRVIALEILKEIRSRLGFLSDVGLDYLSLNRGSKSLSGGEAQRIRLATQIGSQLVGVLYILDEPSIGLHQRDNIKLIQALKDLRDVGNSIIVVEHDRDMIEHADHVIDIGPGAGVHGGHIVAEGKPNHVLELPTLTAEYLKGVKRIDLPEGRRETANQTIKLFGARGNNLKNVDIELPLGVLTCVTGVSGSGKSTLINETLYRILSAHFYNAVTKPMEYDRIEGVEHIDKVIDIDQSPIGRTPRSNPATYTNVWGDIRALFSNLPEAKIRGYKPGRFSFNVKGGRCETCQGAGVQVIEMNFLPDVQVPCPTCSGKRFNRETLEVRYKGKSIAEVLDMTVEDASEFFKNIPKIYNKIKTLNDVGLGYVKLGQQSTTLSGGEAQRVKLATELSKRDTGKTLYILDEPTTGLHFEDIRVLLDVLQRLIDRGNSVLVIEHNLDVIKVADHIIDLGPEGGAEGGTILGTGTPEEIAEMAHSYTGQFLKKELEWTRAAAAKTASYEPTT, encoded by the coding sequence ATGACCCAATTTGAAGAGAAGTTAGAGGTACTTGGTGCCCGTGTGCACAACCTCAAGGACATCGATATATCTATTCCTAGGGATGAGCTGGTTGTTATCACAGGTTTGAGTGGTAGCGGTAAAAGTTCATTGGCCTTTGACACCATCTACGCCGAAGGACAGCGTAGGTACATTGAGACATTTTCCGCGTATGCGCGGCAATTCCTGGGTGGCCTGGAGCGACCCGATGTCGACAAGATTAACGGGCTGAGCCCCGTCATCTCCATAGAACAGAAAACGACGAGCAAGAACCCGAGATCTACTGTAGGAACCATCACAGAAGTTTATGACTTTTTGCGCCTCCTCTACGCCAGGGCCGCAGATGCTTACAGTTATGTTTCGGGTGAGAAAATGATAAGCTATACAGACGAGCAAATTCGACAGCTCATCAAAGAAGACTTTGAGGGAGAGCGAATTCTACTGCTGGCTCCTGTCGTCCGAGCACGTAAAGGTCATTATCGGGAGCTTTTCGAAACCATCCTTAAGCAAGGCTTTGTCCGTGCCCGTGTTGACGGAGAATTAGTGGAGGTGACCCGTGGCATGAAGCTGGATCGTTATAAAACCCACGACATTGAAATTGTCATCGACCGCCTACAGGTGGATTCCTCCAGTGATCAAAGATTGAAGCAATCCATCGAGACGGCCATGAACCAGGGAAAGGGGATGCTGATGGTTCAGCGACATCAAAGCGATGAAGTCCGGTATTTCTCTCGTCAGCTCATGTGTCCGACAAGCGGTATTGCTTACGATCATCCCGAACCAAATACGTTTTCCTTCAACTCTCCCAAAGGGGCCTGCCCGAGCTGCAATGGAATTGGAAAGGTTTCTGTTGTGGACCGCGACAAGATTGCTCCGAATCCAAAGAAGTCCATTAAAAATGGAGGCATTGCGCCACTCGGCGAAATGAAGAACAACTGGATCTTTGGAGAGCTTAAAATGATCGGAGAGCGTTTTGGATTTGACCTCAATACGCCTGTCGGAGAGATTCCAGATGAAGGATGGAAGGCCATTCTCCATGGAGCCCATGAGACGTTTGAAGTCAAGAGCAAAACGCTGGGTGTGACTAAGACCTACTCTATCAATTTTGATGGACTCATCCCCTTCTTGGAGCAGCAACACAACAACGCAAAGAGTCGAAGCTTAAGACGTTGGGCCGGAGATTACATGATCAAAAAGAACTGCCCGGAATGCGGCGGTGCGCGACTTCGAAAAGAAAGCCTTCACTTCCGCATTGATCATCATAACATTTTCCAGCTCAGCAATATGAGCATTGGAGACCTTCGAACTTGGTTGGTTGGTGTAGAAGATCGCGTCAGTGAACGACAGCGAGTCATCGCATTGGAAATCCTAAAAGAAATCCGATCCCGACTCGGTTTTCTCAGCGATGTCGGTCTAGATTATCTGAGCTTAAACAGAGGTAGTAAGAGCCTTTCAGGTGGCGAAGCACAACGTATTCGTTTAGCGACTCAGATAGGGTCTCAACTGGTCGGTGTACTATACATCCTCGATGAGCCTAGTATTGGGCTCCATCAACGAGACAACATCAAGCTCATTCAAGCTTTAAAGGACCTGAGGGATGTGGGTAACAGCATCATTGTTGTGGAACACGACCGGGATATGATCGAACACGCGGATCATGTGATTGACATTGGCCCCGGAGCAGGTGTACACGGAGGTCATATCGTGGCCGAAGGGAAACCAAACCACGTACTTGAGCTCCCTACCCTGACCGCGGAATACCTCAAAGGAGTTAAACGGATTGACCTACCCGAAGGACGCAGAGAGACAGCTAATCAAACGATCAAACTTTTCGGCGCACGAGGGAACAACTTAAAGAACGTGGACATTGAGCTTCCTCTCGGCGTATTGACTTGTGTTACCGGTGTAAGTGGTAGCGGAAAATCAACGCTTATTAACGAGACCTTGTATCGTATTCTGAGCGCCCATTTCTACAACGCGGTCACCAAACCTATGGAGTACGATCGAATTGAAGGGGTCGAGCACATTGACAAAGTCATCGATATTGATCAAAGCCCCATTGGACGAACCCCGAGATCAAATCCCGCTACGTACACCAATGTGTGGGGCGATATTCGGGCCCTGTTCTCCAATCTTCCCGAAGCGAAAATCCGAGGGTACAAGCCTGGTCGATTTAGTTTTAACGTAAAGGGTGGGCGTTGTGAAACCTGCCAAGGAGCCGGTGTACAGGTGATCGAGATGAATTTCTTACCCGATGTACAAGTGCCATGCCCTACCTGTAGTGGGAAGCGATTCAATCGAGAAACCCTTGAGGTTCGCTACAAAGGGAAATCCATAGCCGAAGTTCTGGACATGACCGTTGAAGATGCTTCAGAGTTCTTCAAGAACATTCCTAAGATCTACAACAAAATCAAAACACTCAACGATGTAGGGCTAGGCTACGTCAAATTGGGTCAGCAGAGCACTACTCTATCGGGAGGTGAAGCACAACGGGTTAAACTGGCTACGGAACTCAGTAAAAGGGACACAGGAAAGACCCTGTATATTCTGGATGAACCCACTACCGGTCTACATTTTGAGGATATTCGCGTACTTCTGGACGTTCTGCAGCGTTTAATAGATCGGGGCAATTCTGTCCTTGTGATTGAGCACAATCTTGATGTCATCAAGGTCGCCGATCACATCATTGACCTTGGTCCTGAAGGTGGCGCAGAAGGTGGCACTATTTTGGGAACGGGTACTCCAGAAGAAATCGCGGAAATGGCGCACAGCTATACCGGTCAGTTCCTCAAGAAAGAACTCGAATGGACTCGTGCGGCAGCCGCTAAAACGGCAAGCTATGAACCAACGACTTAA
- a CDS encoding transglycosylase SLT domain-containing protein, giving the protein MKKFLQATGLLAVLFVLTQLFIYSDKDVETDDVTFEETFERNYNVYALNLPNEPRFMDETVPVSDPDVLERLDRELLVNTYWQSNGLLLLKRSNKYFPIIEPILAEMGVPDDFKYLAVAESGLQNIVSPAGAAGFWQILKSTGPEYGLEVNKEIDERYHLEKATYAACDYLLEAKEKFGTWSLAAASYNMGMNGLERQLERQKVNSYWNLLLNPETSRYVFRIMAIKEVMEHPEKYGFHYREKDLYTMPDLYDAVVDSSVTHWSDFAQEKGISYKTLKYYNPWLRESYLRNPSEKEYVIKLPTDTSVYYREKAVE; this is encoded by the coding sequence ATGAAAAAGTTCCTTCAAGCTACCGGATTACTAGCTGTCCTCTTTGTCCTGACCCAGCTCTTCATCTATTCGGATAAGGATGTCGAAACCGATGATGTGACTTTTGAGGAAACCTTTGAGCGGAATTACAACGTCTACGCGCTCAACTTGCCGAACGAACCTCGTTTCATGGACGAGACCGTTCCCGTCAGTGACCCGGACGTGTTGGAACGCCTTGACCGCGAACTCTTGGTGAACACGTACTGGCAGTCGAATGGCCTTCTTCTTCTCAAGCGTTCCAATAAGTATTTCCCCATCATCGAGCCCATTCTAGCCGAAATGGGTGTTCCGGATGATTTCAAGTATTTGGCGGTTGCCGAGAGCGGCTTGCAAAACATTGTATCCCCCGCCGGTGCCGCTGGTTTCTGGCAAATCCTCAAGTCTACAGGCCCTGAATATGGTTTAGAGGTCAACAAAGAAATTGATGAGCGATATCATTTAGAGAAGGCGACCTATGCCGCCTGTGACTACCTCTTGGAGGCTAAAGAAAAGTTCGGAACCTGGTCCCTTGCCGCTGCGAGCTACAATATGGGGATGAATGGTCTAGAGCGTCAACTCGAGCGACAAAAAGTCAATTCCTATTGGAATTTATTGCTCAATCCCGAGACCAGTCGATATGTATTCCGCATCATGGCCATTAAAGAAGTCATGGAACATCCGGAGAAATACGGTTTTCACTACCGAGAGAAGGATTTGTATACCATGCCCGACTTGTACGATGCCGTTGTAGATTCGAGTGTGACGCATTGGAGTGATTTTGCTCAAGAGAAAGGAATATCCTACAAAACACTTAAGTACTATAACCCTTGGCTTCGCGAAAGCTATTTGCGGAATCCAAGTGAAAAGGAGTACGTGATTAAACTACCAACAGACACAAGCGTTTACTACAGAGAGAAGGCGGTAGAATGA
- a CDS encoding TIGR00730 family Rossman fold protein, which yields MNQRLKSNLQRDWNEIKANDSWAIFKVMSEFVEGFEKLSKIGPCVSIFGSARTKPEDKYYLLAEDIAFRLCQRGYGVISGGGPGIMEAANKGAKRAGGNSVGLNIELPMEQGSNPYIDPDKNIDFDYFFVRKVMFVKYSQAFIAMPGGFGTLDEFFESLTLIQTNKIERFPIILYGSEFWSPLLDWIKTTVLNEFANVSPEDLDLITICDEPDNVVQTIDKFYMKYLLRPNF from the coding sequence ATGAACCAACGACTTAAGAGTAATCTACAGAGAGACTGGAATGAGATCAAGGCCAACGATAGTTGGGCCATCTTCAAGGTCATGTCTGAATTTGTTGAAGGCTTTGAGAAGCTCAGTAAAATAGGCCCCTGCGTCAGTATTTTTGGTTCCGCGCGCACTAAACCTGAGGACAAGTACTACCTGCTTGCAGAAGACATTGCCTTCCGGTTGTGCCAACGTGGATATGGTGTAATAAGCGGAGGTGGACCCGGTATCATGGAAGCGGCCAATAAAGGTGCCAAGCGTGCCGGAGGGAATTCGGTAGGCTTGAATATCGAGCTCCCCATGGAGCAAGGATCGAACCCTTATATCGACCCAGACAAAAACATTGATTTTGATTACTTCTTTGTTCGGAAGGTCATGTTTGTCAAGTATTCTCAAGCCTTTATTGCCATGCCTGGCGGTTTCGGAACCTTGGACGAGTTCTTCGAATCCTTGACCTTGATACAAACGAATAAAATAGAACGCTTCCCCATTATTCTGTACGGTTCTGAATTCTGGTCCCCACTGCTCGACTGGATTAAAACCACTGTGCTCAATGAATTTGCGAACGTCAGCCCTGAAGATCTGGATTTGATCACCATTTGCGATGAGCCAGACAACGTCGTTCAGACCATCGACAAGTTCTACATGAAGTACCTTCTTCGTCCGAATTTCTAA
- a CDS encoding inositol monophosphatase, whose translation MSGKELQDFTLQVAELAKRVGQYIEDERVRFNAFEHVERKSFNSLVSYVDKTAEEQLVEALGALLPEAGFVTEEGTAGAEDQDYLWIIDPLDGTTNYIHGIPCYAVSIGLTYRNKLLIGVVYEITKDENFYAWKDGGAYLNGKAIQVSPQTSFAASLYATGFPYYDFEKMRGYLDLLAHLMQHSRGIRRLGSAATDLAYVACGRFEGFYEYGLSPWDVAGGSLLVMEAGGIVTDFSESVDFIYGREIISANAHTAQPLTEALQKFL comes from the coding sequence ATGAGCGGAAAAGAACTTCAAGACTTCACCCTACAAGTTGCCGAACTGGCCAAGCGCGTGGGTCAATACATCGAAGATGAACGCGTTCGATTCAACGCCTTTGAGCACGTGGAACGCAAGAGTTTCAACTCACTGGTCAGTTACGTGGACAAGACCGCAGAGGAACAGTTGGTCGAAGCACTGGGAGCGCTTCTACCTGAAGCTGGCTTCGTAACCGAAGAAGGAACTGCTGGAGCCGAAGATCAAGACTACCTCTGGATCATCGACCCTTTAGACGGCACCACCAACTACATTCACGGTATTCCTTGCTATGCCGTAAGTATCGGGTTGACCTATCGGAACAAACTCTTGATTGGGGTGGTGTATGAAATCACCAAGGACGAGAACTTCTACGCCTGGAAAGATGGCGGTGCCTACTTGAATGGAAAGGCCATTCAGGTAAGTCCGCAAACCAGCTTTGCTGCCTCCTTGTACGCCACGGGCTTCCCGTATTACGATTTCGAAAAGATGCGGGGTTATTTAGACCTCTTAGCTCATCTCATGCAGCACTCTCGCGGTATACGCCGATTGGGCTCTGCCGCGACGGACTTAGCCTATGTGGCTTGTGGACGATTTGAGGGCTTTTACGAATACGGACTCAGTCCATGGGATGTTGCCGGCGGATCTCTTTTGGTTATGGAAGCCGGTGGTATTGTCACGGATTTCTCCGAAAGTGTAGACTTCATCTATGGCCGTGAAATCATTTCGGCCAATGCCCATACGGCTCAGCCCTTGACCGAAGCTCTTCAAAAGTTCCTTTGA
- a CDS encoding NAD(P)H-binding protein, which produces MHQVSVLGATGLVGRMLMEELIGHPEIERIQVWSRRPLAISHPKVEVIVADLFDIQHHDTPFLEDGVFCCIGTTNAKTPDEETYRAIDYGIPVSAACKARRDGVEAFAVVSTIGANAGAQPFYLRTKGQMELDVLKHGPRRKWALRPSFLLGPRGEKRTGESIGKFFIQLFGPFLMGSWKRYRGIQARDVAKAMIELVLNPRDKYVWESDEIKDLALLYPSDS; this is translated from the coding sequence ATGCATCAAGTAAGTGTTTTAGGGGCGACAGGTCTTGTCGGACGAATGCTAATGGAAGAACTCATAGGGCATCCTGAGATCGAAAGGATTCAGGTTTGGTCTAGGCGTCCTCTTGCCATTAGCCACCCTAAAGTGGAGGTTATTGTTGCCGACCTATTTGATATTCAGCATCACGACACTCCTTTTTTAGAAGATGGAGTTTTCTGCTGCATTGGTACCACTAACGCCAAGACGCCGGATGAGGAAACATATCGAGCCATTGATTATGGTATTCCAGTCTCAGCAGCGTGTAAGGCGCGAAGAGACGGGGTGGAAGCCTTTGCGGTCGTATCCACCATTGGAGCCAATGCCGGTGCTCAGCCATTTTATTTGCGAACGAAAGGACAGATGGAGCTCGATGTTCTCAAGCACGGACCTCGGCGCAAATGGGCGCTCCGCCCAAGTTTTCTATTGGGCCCTAGAGGAGAGAAAAGAACGGGGGAGAGTATTGGGAAATTTTTCATCCAGCTGTTCGGCCCATTCCTCATGGGTTCGTGGAAAAGATATCGGGGGATTCAAGCCCGAGATGTCGCCAAGGCGATGATTGAATTGGTATTGAATCCCCGCGATAAATATGTGTGGGAAAGTGATGAGATCAAAGACCTTGCACTACTTTATCCTTCGGATAGCTAA
- a CDS encoding TIGR00730 family Rossman fold protein, producing the protein MKNIAVFCGASTGRDPKYVDAAKVVGQHLAKSGIGLVYGGGRAGLMGTVADAVLEGGGEVYGVIPDRMVAAERAHHGVTKLYVVESMHARKSLMAQLADGFIALPGGLGTLDELFEILTWNQLGIIAKPVGLLNVDGYFDPLLNMVDHISEQGFLHALRADELLRSDRIDTLVESMTKQNA; encoded by the coding sequence ATGAAGAATATTGCGGTTTTTTGCGGCGCGTCCACAGGACGTGATCCAAAGTATGTAGATGCGGCCAAAGTCGTTGGTCAACACCTCGCCAAATCCGGGATTGGACTGGTTTATGGAGGTGGCAGAGCCGGACTCATGGGTACAGTGGCCGATGCCGTCCTCGAAGGTGGCGGAGAAGTGTACGGAGTGATTCCCGACCGAATGGTGGCCGCCGAACGAGCGCATCACGGCGTGACCAAGCTCTACGTCGTGGAGTCCATGCATGCACGCAAGTCCCTTATGGCTCAACTGGCCGATGGGTTCATTGCCCTCCCAGGAGGATTGGGAACCCTGGACGAACTCTTCGAAATCTTAACCTGGAACCAACTTGGAATTATTGCGAAACCAGTAGGTTTGCTCAATGTCGACGGATATTTTGACCCCCTGCTAAACATGGTGGATCACATTTCCGAGCAAGGCTTTCTTCATGCCCTACGGGCCGATGAATTGCTCCGCTCAGACCGCATCGACACCTTGGTTGAATCCATGACAAAACAAAACGCATGA
- a CDS encoding amidinotransferase, translating into MASRVFMVRPAAFGPNPQTAQSNAFQSEEKPPDNLPELARLEFDALVHSLRNAGVLVEVFDEPSETANPDAVFPNNWVSFHPKKGRVFLYPMLAPTRRDERRPQWVDQLVIDWPQTKITDLSPHEKDGRFLEGTGSLIFDPLQELIFATRSPRTDDELVHQVATDLGLRAMLFDAFDKNGQAIYHTNVVFGLGQHLAMGCWEAIPQDQRIEVITTLNSSNRPVMHLNHEQMASFAGNWIELEGHSGPVMALSKTAWQSLQPSQKAVIQDIYEVVVGTIPLIETFGGGSVRCMICSVDAR; encoded by the coding sequence ATGGCCTCGAGAGTCTTTATGGTTCGCCCGGCCGCTTTTGGACCCAATCCGCAAACCGCGCAGAGCAACGCCTTTCAAAGTGAAGAAAAGCCCCCCGATAATCTTCCTGAACTCGCTCGATTAGAATTCGATGCCTTGGTCCACTCCTTGCGGAACGCCGGTGTACTTGTGGAGGTATTCGACGAGCCTTCCGAGACGGCTAATCCCGATGCGGTTTTCCCTAACAATTGGGTTAGCTTCCATCCAAAAAAAGGGCGCGTTTTCCTTTATCCTATGTTAGCGCCTACACGGCGCGATGAGCGGCGTCCTCAATGGGTAGATCAACTCGTCATTGACTGGCCGCAGACAAAAATCACGGATCTGAGCCCTCACGAGAAAGACGGTAGATTTCTTGAAGGCACGGGATCCCTCATATTCGACCCGCTTCAAGAATTAATCTTTGCAACGCGTTCACCTCGAACGGACGACGAATTGGTCCACCAAGTAGCTACAGACTTAGGATTGCGTGCCATGCTCTTCGACGCCTTCGATAAAAATGGCCAGGCGATCTACCACACCAATGTCGTTTTTGGCCTCGGCCAACATCTGGCTATGGGTTGTTGGGAAGCAATCCCTCAAGATCAACGCATTGAAGTTATTACCACTCTGAATTCGTCGAATCGTCCGGTGATGCATCTGAATCACGAGCAAATGGCCTCTTTCGCGGGGAATTGGATTGAGTTAGAAGGCCATTCCGGACCCGTTATGGCGTTAAGCAAAACAGCATGGCAATCACTACAGCCAAGCCAAAAAGCTGTTATTCAGGACATTTACGAAGTTGTGGTCGGTACTATACCCTTGATCGAAACATTTGGAGGTGGATCCGTGCGTTGCATGATTTGCTCTGTTGATGCCCGGTGA